Proteins co-encoded in one Accipiter gentilis chromosome 33, bAccGen1.1, whole genome shotgun sequence genomic window:
- the NLRC3 gene encoding NLR family CARD domain-containing protein 3 isoform X2, translating to MSQEASDGRGLDQPLPQAAVEVHLTAVPGGDHLLPAEAGPPHSGGGQPGAGGELPAREEPMVQKHLESLQSYYGNGLETGPLQRLTNLLLVEGLTDIQQKEHDILQIEATKGLRNVSKSIPLEKLFLPLSKVSIPPRISVTIGVAGIGKSTLVKLFVYTWAKGEINRDIIFVLPLTFRELNTYEKLSAERLICSAFPHITEPNCISAGAARTLLILDGLDEFKTPLDFSNTVVCTDPKKEIQVDNLITNIIRGNLLQEASVWVTSRPTAASQIPGGLVDRMTEIRGFGAAEMQDFLDQMFLDNRDLSGQVLHHIRANRPLHVMCTVPGFCWISGSSIGYYLKNSTDQFQETTVVPKTLSEIYSYYFKMALSSDWPEKPKETLRIEQAMNNSKKMVGSLGRLAFYGLLKKKYVFYEQDMKAYGIDLSLLQSSLCSRLLLKEEMQSFTVYYFSHLTIQEFLAAIYYYTAAKRAIFDLFTESGMSWPKLGFLNHFKSAVQRSLQAEDRHLDIFVRFLSGLLSPQVNKLLSGWLLVKDEHNSFRSQAINFLQGCLNTDYVISSRTVNTMHCLYEIQHTEIAKTVEEAMKNESLAGMLTPVNCSALAYLLQVSDVCVEETNLSNCLTYNICKSLLSQLLFCHNLRLDNNQFKDNVMELLGSVLSVKDCQIQKLSLAENQISNKGTKALARSLMVNRSLTVLDLRSNSIGPTGAKALADALKKNQVLLSLNLQHNTIKEDGATFLAEALLTNHRLTTLHLQKNAIGARGARKIAEALKQNCSLKELTLSSNSVGDNGSVALAEALKVNHSLQSLDLQSNSISSTGVTALTAALSSNKGLINLNLRENSISKEGGPAIAHALRTNSTLRKLDLAANLLYDEGGKAIAFAMKENRALTSLHLQWNFIQAKAATALAQALQFNSSLASLDLQENAIGDEGMVALSAALKVNTTLADLHLQVASVGVAGAQALAEALMVNKSLQILDLRGNSIGVAGAKAMANALKVNRSLRRLNLQENSLGMDGAICIATALKGNHGLTYVNLQGNRIGQSGAKMISDAIRTNSPDCVVDV from the exons ATGTCACAGGAAGCCTCTGATGGAAG AGGCTTGGATCAACCGCTACCGCAAGCAGCTGTTGAGGTCCATCTCACCGCAGTTCCTGGAGGAGATCATCTGCTACCTGCGGAGGCTGGACCTCCTCACAGCGGAGGAGGCCAGCCGGGCGCAGGAGGCGAGCTCCCTGCCCGAGAAG AACCCATGGTGCAGAAGCACCTGGAGAGCCTCCAAAGCTACTATGGGAATGGTTTGGAGACGGGTCCCCTCCAGCGACTCACGAACCTGCTGCTGGTGGAAGGCTTGACTGATATCCAGCAGAAGGAGCATGACATCCTGCAGATTGAAGCCACGAAAGGCTTACGAAACGTATCCAAGAGCATCCCTCTGGAGAAGCTCTTCCTGCCTCTCTCCAAGGTCAGCATCCCACCTCGGATCTCTGTCACCATCGGAGTGGCTGGGATTGGCAAAAGCACACTGGTGAAGCTGTTTGTCTACACCTGGGCAAAGGGGGAGATCAACAGGGACATCATCTTTGTGCTGCCCCTCACCTTCCGGGAGCTCAACACCTACGAGAAGCTCTCTGCTGAGAGGCTCATCTGCTCGGCATTCCCTCACATCACTGAGCCAAACTGCATCTCGGCAGGAGCTGCCAGGACCCTGCTGATCCTCGATGGCTTGGATGAGTTCAAGACtcctttggatttttccaacacgGTAGTATGCACCGATCCCAAAAAGGAGATCCAGGTGGACAACCTGATCACCAACATCATACGTGGCAACCTGCTGCAGGAGGCTTCTGTCTGGGTCACGTCGCGGCCAACAGCAGCCAGCCAAATCCCCGGTGGGCTTGTTGACCGGATGACGGAAATACGAGGTTTTGGAGCTGCAGAGATGCAGGACTTCTTGGACCAGATGTTCCTTGACAACAGAGACCTATCTGGCCAAGTCCTACATCACATCAGGGCTAACAGGCCATTACATGTCATGTGCACCGTTCCTGGCTTTTGCTGGATTTCTGGCTCCTCAATCGGTTATTACCTAAAAAATAGCACTGATCAATTCCAAGAAACAACTGTTGTCCCCAAGACCCTATCAGAAATCTACtcctattattttaaaatggctCTGAGCAGTGACTGGCCagaaaagccaaaagaaacaCTCAGGATTGAGCAGGCTATGAACAACAGCAAGAAGATGGTGGGCAGCCTGGGCAGACTGGCCTTCTATGGGCTGCTCAAAAAGAAATATGTGTTTTATGAGCAGGACATGAAGGCATACGGCATTGACCTTtccttgctgcagagcagcttgTGCAGTCGCCTTCTACTCAAAGAAGAGATGCAGTCCTTCACAGTCTACTACTTCTCCCACTTAACCATACAGGAGTTTCTAGCGGCTATTTATTATTACACGGCTGCAAAGCGGGCAATATTCGACCTCTTCACGGAGAGCGGGATGTCCTGGCCCAAGTTGGGTTTCCTCAACCACTTCAAGAGTGCTGTTCAGAGGTCGCTGCAGGCAGAGGACAGGCATCTGGACATCTTTGTGCGTTTTCTgtctgggctcctctccccgcaGGTGAACAAGCTGCTCTCTGGATGGCTGCTGGTGAAGGACGAGCACAACAGCTTCAGGAGCCAAGCGATCAACTTCCTCCAGGGCTGCCTGAACACTGACTATGTCATCTCCTCACGGACGGTGAATACCATGCACTGCCTGTATGAAATTCAGCACACGGAGATTGCTAAGACTGTGGAAGAAGCAATGAAGAACGAGAGCTTGGCCGGGATGCTCACCCCTGTGAACTGCTCTGCCCTGGCTTATCTCCTGCAGGTCTCTGATGTCTGTGTGGAGGAGACGAACCTCTCCAACTGCCTCACCTACAACATCTGTAAGAGCCTGCTCTCCCAGCTCCTCTTCTGCCACAACCTCAG gctggacaataATCAGTTTAAGGACAATGTGATGGAGCTGCTGGGCAGTGTGCTGAGTGTGAAGGACTGCCAGATCCAGAAGCTCAG CTTGGCAGAAAATCAGATCAGCAATAAGGGAACCAAAGCACTGGCCAGGTCGCTGATGGTGAACAGGAGCCTGACGGTGCTGGA CCTGCGAAGCAACTCCATCGGCCCCACTGGAGCAAAAGCACTGGCTGATgcgctgaaaaaaaatcaagtcctgCTCTCCCTGAA CCTGCAGCACAACACCATCAAGGAGGATGGTGCCACTTTCCTGGCTGAGGCCCTGTTGACCAACCACAGGCTGACAACCCTGCA CCTGCAGAAAAATGCCATCGGAGCCCGCGGTGCCAGGAAAATAGCGGAGGCGCTGAAGCAGAACTGCAGCCTGAAGGAGCTGAC ACTCTCCAGCAACTCAGTAGGAGACAACGGCTCGGTTGCCTTGGCCGAAGCTCTGAAGGTGAACCACAGTCTGCAAAGCCTCGA TCTCCAGAGCAACTCCATCAGCAGCACTGGGGTCACTGCGCTGACAGCAGCTCTCTCCTCCAACAAGGGACTCATCAACCTCAA CCTACGGGAGAACTCCATCAGCAAGGAGGGGGGCCCAGCCATCGCCCATGCCCTGCGGACCAACAGCACCCTCAGGAAGCTGGA CTTAGCGGCGAACCTGCTGTATGATGAAGGTGGCAAGGCCATCGCTTTCGCGATGAAAGAGAACCGGGCACTTACGTCCCTCCA CTTGCAGTGGAACTTCATCCAGGCAAAAGCTGCCACAGCCCTGGCGCAAGCACTACAGTTCAACAGCAGCCTGGCCAGCCTCGA CTTGCAGGAGAATGCCATCGGAGATGAGGGAATGGTCGCCCTCTCCGCCGCACTGAAGGTCAACACAACACTGGCAGATCTTCA CCTGCAAGTGGCTTCAGTTGGCGTGGCTGGTGCCCAAGCCCTGGCAGAAGCCTTGATGGTCAACAAGAGCCTGCAGATCCTAGA CTTGCGGGGAAACTCCATCGGTGTGGCAGGGGCCAAGGCGATGGCCAATGCGCTGAAGGTGAACCGAAGCCTCCGCCGGCTCAA CCTGCAGGAAAACTCCCTGGGCATGGACGGAGCCATCTGCATCGCCACTGCTCTGAAGGGCAACCACGGCCTCACCTACGTGAA CCTGCAGGGGAACCGCATTGGCCAGTCAGGAGCCAAGATGATCTCTGACGCTATCCGGACAAACTCACCCGACTGTGTCGTGGACGTGTGA
- the NLRC3 gene encoding NLR family CARD domain-containing protein 3 isoform X1 — MEEAWINRYRKQLLRSISPQFLEEIICYLRRLDLLTAEEASRAQEASSLPEKVRAVVDVLAGKGSYASQSLQTFIETANSQLYLHITVYEPMVQKHLESLQSYYGNGLETGPLQRLTNLLLVEGLTDIQQKEHDILQIEATKGLRNVSKSIPLEKLFLPLSKVSIPPRISVTIGVAGIGKSTLVKLFVYTWAKGEINRDIIFVLPLTFRELNTYEKLSAERLICSAFPHITEPNCISAGAARTLLILDGLDEFKTPLDFSNTVVCTDPKKEIQVDNLITNIIRGNLLQEASVWVTSRPTAASQIPGGLVDRMTEIRGFGAAEMQDFLDQMFLDNRDLSGQVLHHIRANRPLHVMCTVPGFCWISGSSIGYYLKNSTDQFQETTVVPKTLSEIYSYYFKMALSSDWPEKPKETLRIEQAMNNSKKMVGSLGRLAFYGLLKKKYVFYEQDMKAYGIDLSLLQSSLCSRLLLKEEMQSFTVYYFSHLTIQEFLAAIYYYTAAKRAIFDLFTESGMSWPKLGFLNHFKSAVQRSLQAEDRHLDIFVRFLSGLLSPQVNKLLSGWLLVKDEHNSFRSQAINFLQGCLNTDYVISSRTVNTMHCLYEIQHTEIAKTVEEAMKNESLAGMLTPVNCSALAYLLQVSDVCVEETNLSNCLTYNICKSLLSQLLFCHNLRLDNNQFKDNVMELLGSVLSVKDCQIQKLSLAENQISNKGTKALARSLMVNRSLTVLDLRSNSIGPTGAKALADALKKNQVLLSLNLQHNTIKEDGATFLAEALLTNHRLTTLHLQKNAIGARGARKIAEALKQNCSLKELTLSSNSVGDNGSVALAEALKVNHSLQSLDLQSNSISSTGVTALTAALSSNKGLINLNLRENSISKEGGPAIAHALRTNSTLRKLDLAANLLYDEGGKAIAFAMKENRALTSLHLQWNFIQAKAATALAQALQFNSSLASLDLQENAIGDEGMVALSAALKVNTTLADLHLQVASVGVAGAQALAEALMVNKSLQILDLRGNSIGVAGAKAMANALKVNRSLRRLNLQENSLGMDGAICIATALKGNHGLTYVNLQGNRIGQSGAKMISDAIRTNSPDCVVDV, encoded by the exons ATGGAAG AGGCTTGGATCAACCGCTACCGCAAGCAGCTGTTGAGGTCCATCTCACCGCAGTTCCTGGAGGAGATCATCTGCTACCTGCGGAGGCTGGACCTCCTCACAGCGGAGGAGGCCAGCCGGGCGCAGGAGGCGAGCTCCCTGCCCGAGAAGGTGAGGGCAGTGGTGGATGTCCTGGCTGGCAAGGGCAGCTACGCCTCCCAGTCCCTGCAGACCTTCATCGAGACCGCCAATTCCCAGCTCTACCTTCACATCACTGTCTATG AACCCATGGTGCAGAAGCACCTGGAGAGCCTCCAAAGCTACTATGGGAATGGTTTGGAGACGGGTCCCCTCCAGCGACTCACGAACCTGCTGCTGGTGGAAGGCTTGACTGATATCCAGCAGAAGGAGCATGACATCCTGCAGATTGAAGCCACGAAAGGCTTACGAAACGTATCCAAGAGCATCCCTCTGGAGAAGCTCTTCCTGCCTCTCTCCAAGGTCAGCATCCCACCTCGGATCTCTGTCACCATCGGAGTGGCTGGGATTGGCAAAAGCACACTGGTGAAGCTGTTTGTCTACACCTGGGCAAAGGGGGAGATCAACAGGGACATCATCTTTGTGCTGCCCCTCACCTTCCGGGAGCTCAACACCTACGAGAAGCTCTCTGCTGAGAGGCTCATCTGCTCGGCATTCCCTCACATCACTGAGCCAAACTGCATCTCGGCAGGAGCTGCCAGGACCCTGCTGATCCTCGATGGCTTGGATGAGTTCAAGACtcctttggatttttccaacacgGTAGTATGCACCGATCCCAAAAAGGAGATCCAGGTGGACAACCTGATCACCAACATCATACGTGGCAACCTGCTGCAGGAGGCTTCTGTCTGGGTCACGTCGCGGCCAACAGCAGCCAGCCAAATCCCCGGTGGGCTTGTTGACCGGATGACGGAAATACGAGGTTTTGGAGCTGCAGAGATGCAGGACTTCTTGGACCAGATGTTCCTTGACAACAGAGACCTATCTGGCCAAGTCCTACATCACATCAGGGCTAACAGGCCATTACATGTCATGTGCACCGTTCCTGGCTTTTGCTGGATTTCTGGCTCCTCAATCGGTTATTACCTAAAAAATAGCACTGATCAATTCCAAGAAACAACTGTTGTCCCCAAGACCCTATCAGAAATCTACtcctattattttaaaatggctCTGAGCAGTGACTGGCCagaaaagccaaaagaaacaCTCAGGATTGAGCAGGCTATGAACAACAGCAAGAAGATGGTGGGCAGCCTGGGCAGACTGGCCTTCTATGGGCTGCTCAAAAAGAAATATGTGTTTTATGAGCAGGACATGAAGGCATACGGCATTGACCTTtccttgctgcagagcagcttgTGCAGTCGCCTTCTACTCAAAGAAGAGATGCAGTCCTTCACAGTCTACTACTTCTCCCACTTAACCATACAGGAGTTTCTAGCGGCTATTTATTATTACACGGCTGCAAAGCGGGCAATATTCGACCTCTTCACGGAGAGCGGGATGTCCTGGCCCAAGTTGGGTTTCCTCAACCACTTCAAGAGTGCTGTTCAGAGGTCGCTGCAGGCAGAGGACAGGCATCTGGACATCTTTGTGCGTTTTCTgtctgggctcctctccccgcaGGTGAACAAGCTGCTCTCTGGATGGCTGCTGGTGAAGGACGAGCACAACAGCTTCAGGAGCCAAGCGATCAACTTCCTCCAGGGCTGCCTGAACACTGACTATGTCATCTCCTCACGGACGGTGAATACCATGCACTGCCTGTATGAAATTCAGCACACGGAGATTGCTAAGACTGTGGAAGAAGCAATGAAGAACGAGAGCTTGGCCGGGATGCTCACCCCTGTGAACTGCTCTGCCCTGGCTTATCTCCTGCAGGTCTCTGATGTCTGTGTGGAGGAGACGAACCTCTCCAACTGCCTCACCTACAACATCTGTAAGAGCCTGCTCTCCCAGCTCCTCTTCTGCCACAACCTCAG gctggacaataATCAGTTTAAGGACAATGTGATGGAGCTGCTGGGCAGTGTGCTGAGTGTGAAGGACTGCCAGATCCAGAAGCTCAG CTTGGCAGAAAATCAGATCAGCAATAAGGGAACCAAAGCACTGGCCAGGTCGCTGATGGTGAACAGGAGCCTGACGGTGCTGGA CCTGCGAAGCAACTCCATCGGCCCCACTGGAGCAAAAGCACTGGCTGATgcgctgaaaaaaaatcaagtcctgCTCTCCCTGAA CCTGCAGCACAACACCATCAAGGAGGATGGTGCCACTTTCCTGGCTGAGGCCCTGTTGACCAACCACAGGCTGACAACCCTGCA CCTGCAGAAAAATGCCATCGGAGCCCGCGGTGCCAGGAAAATAGCGGAGGCGCTGAAGCAGAACTGCAGCCTGAAGGAGCTGAC ACTCTCCAGCAACTCAGTAGGAGACAACGGCTCGGTTGCCTTGGCCGAAGCTCTGAAGGTGAACCACAGTCTGCAAAGCCTCGA TCTCCAGAGCAACTCCATCAGCAGCACTGGGGTCACTGCGCTGACAGCAGCTCTCTCCTCCAACAAGGGACTCATCAACCTCAA CCTACGGGAGAACTCCATCAGCAAGGAGGGGGGCCCAGCCATCGCCCATGCCCTGCGGACCAACAGCACCCTCAGGAAGCTGGA CTTAGCGGCGAACCTGCTGTATGATGAAGGTGGCAAGGCCATCGCTTTCGCGATGAAAGAGAACCGGGCACTTACGTCCCTCCA CTTGCAGTGGAACTTCATCCAGGCAAAAGCTGCCACAGCCCTGGCGCAAGCACTACAGTTCAACAGCAGCCTGGCCAGCCTCGA CTTGCAGGAGAATGCCATCGGAGATGAGGGAATGGTCGCCCTCTCCGCCGCACTGAAGGTCAACACAACACTGGCAGATCTTCA CCTGCAAGTGGCTTCAGTTGGCGTGGCTGGTGCCCAAGCCCTGGCAGAAGCCTTGATGGTCAACAAGAGCCTGCAGATCCTAGA CTTGCGGGGAAACTCCATCGGTGTGGCAGGGGCCAAGGCGATGGCCAATGCGCTGAAGGTGAACCGAAGCCTCCGCCGGCTCAA CCTGCAGGAAAACTCCCTGGGCATGGACGGAGCCATCTGCATCGCCACTGCTCTGAAGGGCAACCACGGCCTCACCTACGTGAA CCTGCAGGGGAACCGCATTGGCCAGTCAGGAGCCAAGATGATCTCTGACGCTATCCGGACAAACTCACCCGACTGTGTCGTGGACGTGTGA